The Deltaproteobacteria bacterium genome contains a region encoding:
- the rnhC gene encoding ribonuclease HIII: MGTDESGKGDYFGPLVVAGVCVPAGGREVLAGLGVRDSKTLSDAQAERLARAVREAYPTAVVAIGPERYNALYAKMGNLNRLLAWAHARVIENLLEQTPGCQEAVSDQFGDARLLERALLERGRRISLTQRPRAESDPVVAAASIVARAEFLRRLAALARRFATPLPKGAGPPVLAAGRAFVARHGARALAQVAKLHFRTTQQVTGAGA, from the coding sequence ATCGGGACCGATGAGTCCGGCAAGGGCGACTACTTCGGCCCCCTCGTGGTAGCGGGCGTGTGCGTTCCCGCCGGCGGCCGGGAGGTTCTCGCGGGGCTCGGCGTGCGGGACAGCAAGACGCTGTCCGACGCGCAGGCCGAGCGCCTGGCCCGTGCCGTCCGGGAAGCTTACCCCACCGCCGTGGTGGCGATCGGGCCCGAGCGCTACAACGCGCTCTACGCGAAGATGGGCAATCTGAACCGGCTGCTCGCGTGGGCGCACGCGCGCGTCATCGAGAACCTGCTCGAGCAGACCCCGGGGTGCCAGGAGGCGGTCTCCGACCAGTTCGGGGACGCGCGCCTCCTCGAGCGCGCGCTCCTCGAGCGCGGCCGCCGCATCAGCCTGACCCAGCGCCCCCGCGCCGAGTCGGATCCGGTCGTGGCCGCCGCCTCGATCGTGGCGCGCGCCGAGTTCCTGCGCCGGCTCGCCGCGCTCGCCCGGCGCTTCGCCACCCCGCTCCCGAAGGGCGCCGGACCGCCCGTACTCGCCGCCGGCCGGGCCTTCGTCGCCCGCCACGGCGCCCGGGCGCTCGCCCAGGTAGCGAAGCTCCACTTCCGCACCACCCAGCAGGTGACGGGGGCGGGGGCCTGA
- a CDS encoding phosphoribosylglycinamide formyltransferase: MVAAGALISGTGTNLQAIVDRIAAGRLDCALRLVVSNRAGAEGLGRAEAAGIPTRVIDHKGFACREDFDRAVVAALREAGVELVLLAGFDRLVTPVFLAAFPLRIMNIHPALLPAFKGLDAQRQALAYGVRIAGATVHFVDEHTDHGPIIVQGAVAISPEDSEDEVRRRILAVEHDIYPLAIQLFAEGRLTVEGRRVIVRGPRPRLPPPLVHW, encoded by the coding sequence GTGGTCGCCGCCGGCGCGCTGATCTCCGGGACGGGCACCAACCTGCAGGCGATCGTCGACCGCATCGCGGCCGGCCGGCTCGACTGCGCGCTCCGCCTGGTCGTCTCGAACCGCGCCGGCGCCGAGGGCCTCGGGCGCGCCGAGGCGGCCGGCATCCCGACCCGCGTCATCGACCACAAGGGTTTCGCGTGCCGCGAGGACTTCGACCGCGCCGTAGTCGCTGCGCTCCGCGAGGCGGGCGTCGAGCTGGTGCTGCTGGCCGGCTTCGACCGCCTCGTCACCCCCGTCTTCCTCGCCGCCTTCCCGCTCCGCATCATGAACATCCACCCGGCGCTGCTGCCCGCGTTCAAGGGGCTCGATGCCCAGCGCCAAGCCCTCGCGTACGGGGTCAGGATCGCCGGCGCCACGGTCCACTTCGTGGACGAGCACACCGACCACGGCCCGATCATCGTGCAGGGCGCGGTCGCGATCAGCCCCGAGGACAGCGAGGACGAGGTCCGCCGCCGCATCCTCGCCGTGGAGCATGACATCTATCCCCTCGCGATCCAGCTCTTCGCCGAGGGGCGCCTCACGGTCGAAGGGCGGCGGGTGATCGTGCGCGGCCCCCGTCCACGGCTCCCCCCGCCCCTCGTCCACTGGTAA